One window of the Triticum dicoccoides isolate Atlit2015 ecotype Zavitan chromosome 3B, WEW_v2.0, whole genome shotgun sequence genome contains the following:
- the LOC119278640 gene encoding probable RNA-dependent RNA polymerase SHL2 yields MGPPRAGDLVTTQVSLGGFDAAVRARDLADFLELEAGPVWRCRVKTSTTPQDADPDFLFPAAAAAAALDPGQAQQRLVPVPPHAFVHFARPEAARRAADAAGRCELILSGKPLRAASAPDSALRASRRRGVAPFRFPGSRLEVGDLPAPDAFLAAWRCPGPDDGAGGLEFAVDPFDGSCRFVFARDTAFAFRELREAAVVMRCDVKLEFPVRDVAEVRVFKLDCSLLLRLSAAPLVYYRTADDDIYESVPFDLLDDDDPWIRTTDITPSGAIGRCGVYRITIPARFWSKMERALAYMKERRVTVVECGGGWGARRRGLTVRDEPEFGERMQDLFFCVQHAEGIKFPALFLVNALVHKGVINQHQLTPEFFGLLLGREEDVNVAALKEFWGIKFPVFDACRRLKNLQDRVARNPKLLNSKIGDDHSEVRRLVITPTRAYCLPPQVERSNRVVRHYCVVADRFLRVTFMDEGMQQLNSNVLNFSAAQIVKDLMSNSFLQHKTTVYKRVKTFLTEGFHMCGRKYSFLAFSSNQLRDRSAWFFAEDRTDRTRTVESIRKWMGRFTSKNVAKHTARMGQCFSSTYATVVMQPHEVNECLEDVERNGYVFSDGIGKITQELALEVAKKLQLTDNPPSAYQIRYAGFKGVIAVWEGENDGIQLSLRPSMHKFDSSHTVLEVVSWTKFQPGFLNRQIITLLSSLNVPDAIFSQMQKDMLSNLNNILTDTDVAFDVVTTSCADEGNTAALMLSAGISPGTEPHLKALLLAIRSSQLLGLLEKSRIFVPKGRWLMGCLDELGILEQGQCFIRASSPVLNNSLLKHAPRSSSENNNAETVIGTVVMAKNPCLHPGDVRILEAIDVPALHHLVDCLVFPKNGERPHANEASGSDLDGDLYFVTWDEKLIPPGKRSWNPMDYSPAEAKQLPRKVTQSDIVDFFLKNMVNEKLGPISNAHVVHADMSEYGAMDEKCIQLAELAAFAVDFPKTGKIVSMPPALRPKLYPDFMGKDDAISYKSEKILGRLYRSIQEASSSDLVPEETCTLNDLPYDTDMEVPGAADFLSSAWQCKCSYEAQLDALLKQYGVRTEAELVTEHIWSLPKYNSRKQGDIKERLKNAYSALRKEFRAIFESVEAGLDEDERNRVYEMKASAWYQVTYHPKWVQRSREALEPDREEEEDAPARLSFAWIPVEHLARIKLRCRGGVKVGRRGPVERLAAYMSWSL; encoded by the exons ATGGGGCCGCCGCGCGCCGGCGACCTGGTGACCACGCAGGTCAGCCTGGGCGGGTTCGACGCCGCCGTCCGGGCGCGCGACCTCGCCGACTTCCTCGAGCTCGAGGCGGGCCCCGTCTGGCGCTGCCGCGTCAAGACCTCCACGACCCCGCAGGACGCCGACCCCGACTtcctcttccccgccgccgccgccgccgccgccctcgaccccgGCCAGGCGCAGCAGCGGCTCGTCCCCGTGCCGCCGCACGCCTTCGTCCACTTCGCGCGCCCGGAGGCGGCCCgccgcgccgccgacgccgccggccGCTGCGAGCTCATCCTCTCCGGGAAGCCGCTCCGCGCCGCCTCCGCGCCCGACAGCGCGCTCCGGGCCTCCcgccgccgcggcgtcgcgccgttCCGCTTCCCCGGGTCCCGCCTCGAGGTCGGCGACCTCCCCGCCCCCGACGCCTTCCTCGCCGCCTGGCGCTGCCCCGGCCCGGACGACGGCGCCGGCGGGCTCGagttcgccgtcgacccgttcgacgGCTCCTGCCGCTTCGTCTTCGCCCGCGACACCGCCTTCGCGTTCAGGGAACTCCGCGAGGCCGCCGTCGTCATGCGCTGCGACGTCAAGCTCGAGTTCCCCGTCCGCGACGTCGCCGAGGTCAGGGTGTTCAAGCTCGACTGctcgctgctgctccggctctcggcgGCGCCGCTCGTCTACTACCGCACGGCGGACGACGACATCTACGAGTCCGTGCCGTTCGACCTGCTCGACGACGACGACCCGTGGATCCGGACCACCGACATCACCCCCAGCGGTGCCATCGGGCGGTGCGGCGTTTACAGGATCACAATCCCGGCGCGGTTCTGGTCCAAGATGGAGCGCGCGCTGGCCTACATGAAGGAGAGGAGGGTGACCGTCGTCGAGTGCGGCGGTGGGTGGGGGGCCAGGAGGAGGGGGCTCACCGTGCGTGACGAGCCCGAGTTTGGGGAGCGGATGCAGGACCTCTTCTTCTGCGTGCAGCACGCCGAGGGGATCAAGTTTCCGGCGCTGTTCCTCGTGAACGCGctggtgcacaagggagtgatcaaTCAGCACCAGCTCACGCCTGAATTCTTCGGTTTGCTCCTGGGGAGGGAGGAGGATGTCAATGTGGCTGCACTCAAGGAATTCTGGGGGATCAAATTCCCGGTCTTCGATGCGTGCCGGAGGCTGAAGAATCTGCAGGACAGGGTTGCCAGAAACCCCAAACTCCTTAACagcaagattggggatgaccattcTGAGGTGAGGAGGCTGGTGATCACGCCCACCAGGGCGTATTGCCTGCCGCCGCAAGTGGAGCGCTCTAACCGTGTTGTCCGGCATTATTGCGTAGTCGCGGACAGGTTCCTCAGGGTAACTTTTATGGATGAGGGCATGCAGCAACTCAACAGCAATGTGCTGAATTTCTCTGCTGCTCAGATCGTCAAGGATTTGATGTCAAACTCGTTCCTGCAGCATAAGACAACAGTGTACAAGCGTGTTAAGACATTTTTGACAGAAGGTTTCCACATGTGTGGCCGGAAATACTCGTTTCTTGCATTCTCATCAAACCAGCTGAGGGACAGATCTGCCTGGTTCTTTGCAGAGGACAGAACGGACAGAACGAGAACTGTAGAAAGCATCAGGAAATGGATGGGCCGGTTCACAAGTAAGAATGTAGCAAAGCATACTGCTCGGATGGGGCAGTGCTTCTCATCGACATATGCAACGGTGGTGATGCAGCCACATGAGGTCAATGAGTGTCTTGAGGATGTTGAACGTAATGGGTACGTTTTCTCTGATGGAATCGGCAAGATTACCCAGGAACTTGCACTGGAAGTCGCTAAGAAGCTGCAACTGACAGATAATCCCCCATCTGCTTACCAGATCAGGTATGCAGGCTTCAAGGGTGTTATAGCTGTCTGGGAAGGAGAGAATGATGGGATACAGCTTTCCCTGAGGCCAAGCATGCACAAGTTTGACTCTTCCCACACTGTGTTAGAGGTGGTCTCATGGACAAAGTTTCAGCCAGGATTCTTAAACCGTCAGATCATTACATTACTCTCCTCCTTGAATGTCCCGGATGCTATCTTTTCACAAATGCAGAAAGACATGCTGTCTAATCTCAACAATATTTTGACTGACACTGATGTTGCTTTTGACGTTGTAACCACCTCTTGTGCTGACGAAGGAAACACCGCAGCACTGATGTTGAGTGCTGGCATTTCACCTGGAACTGAGCCGCACCTGAAAGCATTGCTGTTGGCTATAAGGTCCTCACAGCTACTGGGTCTTTTGGAAAAATCAAGGATTTTTGTTCCCAAGGGAAGGTGGTTGATGGGCTGCCTTGATGAACTTGGGATCCTTGAGCAAGGACAGTGCTTTATTCGGGCCTCATCTCCAGTACTCAATAATTCTCTGCTGAAGCATGCACCAAGATCTTCCTCAGAGAACAACAATGCAGAGACCGTTATAGGTACTGTTGTAATGGCAAAGAATCCGTGCCTTCATCCAGGGGATGTCCGGatccttgaagccattgatgtgccTGCTTTGCATCACCTTGTTGATTGCTTGGTCTTTCCCAAGAATGGCGAGAGGCCACACGCCAATGAAGCATCTGGGAGTGATCTTGATGGGGATCTATACTTTGTGACCTGGGATGAAAAACTTATCCCACCGGGCAAAAGAAGCTGGAACCCTATGGACTACTCCCCAGCCGAAGCAAAACAACTACCGCGCAAAGTAACCCAATCT GATATCGTTGATTTCTTTTTGAAGAACATGGTAAATGAGAAACTGGGTCCGATAAGCAATGCTCATGTTGTCCATGCCGATATGAGCGAGTATGGAGCAATGGACGAGAAGTGCATTCAGTTGGCAGAACTAGCAGCATTCGCTGTTGACTTCCCCAAGACGGGCAAAATCGTGTCGATGCCGCCGGCCCTTCGACCAAAACTCTACCCCGACTTCATGGGGAAGGATGATGCCATCTCCTACAAATCAGAGAAGATCCTCGGAAGGCTGTACCGGTCGATCCAAGAAGCCTCCAGCAGCGACCTGGTCCCAGAAGAAACCTGCACGCTGAACGACCTGCCTTACGACACGGACATGGAGGTCCCCGGCGCGGCGGATTTCCTGTCGAGCGCGTGGCAGTGCAAGTGCTCGTACGAGGCGCAGCTGGACGCGCTGCTCAAGCAGTACGGCGTGCGCACGGAGGCGGAGCTGGTGACGGAGCACATATGGTCGCTCCCCAAGTACAACAGCAGGAAGCAGGGGGACATAAAGGAGAGGCTGAAGAACGCCTACTCTGCTCTCCGCAAGGAGTTCCGGGCCATCTTCGAGAGCGTCGAGGCCGGCCTGGACGAGGACGAGAGGAACCGGGTGTACGAGATGAAGGCCTCGGCGTGGTACCAGGTGACCTACCACCCCAAATGGGTCCAGAGGTCGAGGGAGGCGCTGGAGCCCgaccgcgaggaggaggaggacgcgccGGCGAGGCTTAGCTTTGCGTGGATCCCGGTGGAGCACCTGGCGCGGATCAAGCTGCGGTGCCGCGGGGGAGTGAAGGTGGGCCGCCGGGGGCCCGTCGAGAGGCTCGCCGCCTACATGTCTTGGAGCCTGTGA
- the LOC119278637 gene encoding pentatricopeptide repeat-containing protein At1g09900-like, protein MAAAFSSSSSSSSPSTAASAHHPFPFPAAPSPPIAHRLRLGIRLAASSRWVSRGRAPPERGAGAGNSIWVNPAAPSRPGQAGQKLRRLVQLGDLDSALRLLGASSPDPPAVVACNILIKKLCAQRRLADAERVLDALKAAGAADPVSHNTLVAGYCRDGRLADAERALAAAARSGAANVVTYTTLINGYCRSGRLADALALIASMPVAPDTYTYNTVLMGLCGARQWEDAEELMAEMVSNHCPPNEVTFATQIRAFCQNGLLDRALQLLDRMPGYGCTPDVVIYSTLVNGFSEQGRVDDAIELLNGMLCKPNTVCYNAALKGLCIAQRWEDVGELIVAMVRKDCLPNEATFSMLTSCLCQNGLVDCAMEVLEQMHKYGCRPDVVIYNTLIYSFSEQGRVEDALKLLNSMPCSPDVISFNAALKGLCRAERWDDAEELIGQMLREDCPLIEMTFNILIDSLCQSGRVNYAIEVFEQMPNFGCTPDIVTYSSLINGLSEQGLVESAIELFQSMPCKPDIFGYNAVLKGLCRAARWEDAGELISKMARKDCPPNEITFNILINSLCQKGLVDRAIEVFEQMPKYGSTPDIFTYNALINGFSEQGRLDDARKILSTMSCKPDAVSYNSALKGLCRAERWKEAEEVVAEMLRKKCPPNEVTFKYANRLFVPNRVT, encoded by the coding sequence ATGGCCGCcgctttctcctcctcctcctcctcctcgtcgccgtccacCGCGGCATCCGCCCACCACCCCTTCCCTTTCCCGGCCGCTCCAAGCCCGCCCATAGCCCACCGCCTCCGCCTCGGCATCCGCCTGGCCGCCTCCTCCAGGTGGGTGAGCCGCGGCAGGGCGCCGCCGGAGCGCGGCGCCGGCGCGGGCAACTCCATATGGGTCAACCCGGCCGCCCCGTCCCGGCCCGGCCAGGCCGGCCAGAAGCTGCGCCGCCTGGTCCAGCTCGGGGACCTCGACTCCGCGCTCCGCCTCCTCGGCGCCTCCTCCCCCGACCCGCCGGCCGTCGTCGCCTGCAACATCCTCATCAAGAAGCTCTGCGCGCAGCGCCGCCTCGCCGACGCGGAGCGCGTGCTCGACGCGCTCAAGGCGGCCGGCGCGGCGGACCCCGTCTCCCACAACACCCTCGTCGCCGGCTACTGCCGCGACGGCCGGCTGGCGGACGCCGAGCGCGCCCTCGCCGCGGCGGCCCGCTCCGGGGCCGCCAACGTCGTCACCTACACCACGCTCATCAACGGCTACTGCCGCTCCGGCAGGCTCGCCGACGCGCTCGCCCTCATCGCCTCCATGCCCGTCGCGCCGGACACCTACACCTACAACACCGTGCTCATGGGCCTCTGCGGCGCCCGCCAGTGGGAGGACGCCGAGGAGCTCATGGCCGAGATGGTCAGCAACCATTGCCCCCCGAACGAGGTGACGTTCGCCACGCAGATCCGCGCTTTCTGCCAGAACGGGCTGCTCGACCGCGCCCTTCAGCTGCTCGACCGAATGCCTGGGTATGGATGCACGCCTGACGTTGTCATCTACAGCACCCTGGTGAATGGGTTCTCGGAGCAAGGGCGTGTGGACGACGCCATCGAGCTGCTCAACGGCATGCTCTGCAAGCCCAACACTGTTTGTTACAATGCCGCGCTGAAAGGTTTGTGCATCGCTCAGCGTTGGGAGGATGTCGGAGAGCTCATTGTTGCAATGGTTAGGAAAGATTGCCTGCCAAATGAAGCGACATTCAGCATGCTAACCAGTTGCTTGTGCCAGAATGGGCTAGTTGACTGTGCAATGGAAGTCCTCGAGCAGATGCACAAGTATGGATGCAGACCCGATGTTGTCATTTACAACACGCTGATCTATTCCTTTTCGGAACAAGGGCGTGTGGAGGACGCGCTCAAGTTACTAAACAGCATGCCGTGCAGTCCTGACGTCATTAGCTTTAATGCCGCTTTGAAGGGTTTATGCAGAGCTGAGCGGTGGGATGATGCCGAGGAGCTTATAGGGCAGATGCTTAGGGAGGATTGTCCCCTAATTGAAATGACTTTCAATATACTCATTGATTCGTTGTGCCAGAGTGGCCGCGTAAACTACGCAATTGAAGTGTTTGAGCAAATGCCAAACTTTGGATGTACACCTGATATTGTCACATACAGTAGCCTTATTAATGGTCTTTCTGAACAAGGGCTTGTGGAATCGGCCATTGAGTTGTTTCAGAGCATGCCATGTAAGCCTGATATCTTTGGCTACAATGCTGTGCTGAAGGGTTTGTGCAGAGCTGCGCGATGGGAGGATGCTGGGGAGCTTATATCTAAGATGGCTAGAAAGGATTGCCCCCCAAATGAAATCACATTCAATATACTAATTAATTCCCTGTGCCAAAAAGGGCTTGTTGATCGTGCAATTGAGGTGTTCGAGCAAATGCCAAAGTATGGAAGTACACCTGATATTTTCACATACAATGCCCTTATCAATGGCTTTTCTGAACAAGGCCGTCTGGATGATGCCCGCAAGATATTAAGCACTATGTCATGCAAGCCCGATGCCGTTTCCTATAATTCTGCATTGAAGGGTTTATGTAGAGCTGAACGATGGAAGGAAGCAGAGGAAGTTGTGGCTGAGATGCTTAGAAAGAAGTGCCCTCCAAATGAAGTAACATTCAAGTATGCTAATCGATTATTTGTACCAAACAGGGTAACTTGA